In Streptomyces sp. NBC_01717, one DNA window encodes the following:
- a CDS encoding serine/threonine-protein kinase has product MDRSQETGAGLVLAGRYRLGEVLGRGGMGKVWRAHDEVLHRTVAVKELTAGLYVAEADRVVLHARTQKEARAAARITHPGVVTVHDVVEYDNRPWIVMQYVDGPSLADAAKESGEIAPREAARIGLHVLSALRAAHSAGVLHRDVKPGNVLLARDGQVLLTDFGIAAIEGDSTITRTGELVGSIDYLAPERVRGGDPGPASDLWSLGATLYTAVEGCSPFRRTSPISTMQAVVTEEPPPPSRAGALAPVITALLRKDPADRPSAAETERMLLQAMEGREPRAAQAYVPTQRVSEEALRSMGSDGPVGTGAESRATVPQFTATPMTRRSRGRWRTAILVVAVAALVGGGAGLAAMKYGDNSRTGSAGSGSPHGSSTSPRPSAEASKPSPSSKAIPDGWQRVTDPEGFSLLLPRGWERRVNAGNVDYTPDNGNHFLRISIDENPDFETPYLHLLSLETKIGGLADYRRLALLANTYRDQNAALWEFSWTASENHPGKRRAIDQMYSVGHGGAEYAIYMGGPAEDWDRKKFDTILRSWQPPG; this is encoded by the coding sequence GTGGACCGATCACAGGAAACGGGCGCGGGGCTGGTACTGGCCGGGAGATACCGGCTCGGTGAAGTCCTCGGGCGCGGAGGCATGGGCAAGGTCTGGCGCGCCCACGACGAGGTGCTGCACCGCACGGTAGCCGTCAAGGAGTTGACCGCCGGGCTGTACGTCGCGGAGGCCGACCGGGTCGTGCTGCATGCCCGTACCCAGAAGGAGGCCCGGGCGGCGGCCCGCATCACCCATCCCGGCGTGGTCACCGTCCACGACGTGGTCGAGTACGACAACCGGCCCTGGATCGTCATGCAGTACGTCGACGGGCCGTCACTCGCCGACGCCGCCAAGGAGAGCGGCGAGATCGCGCCGCGCGAGGCGGCCAGGATCGGCCTCCATGTCCTGAGTGCCCTGCGCGCCGCGCACAGCGCCGGTGTGCTGCACCGGGACGTGAAGCCCGGCAACGTACTCCTCGCCCGTGACGGACAGGTGCTGCTCACCGACTTCGGGATCGCCGCGATAGAGGGCGACTCGACGATCACCAGGACCGGCGAACTGGTCGGTTCCATCGACTATCTGGCGCCCGAGCGGGTACGGGGCGGCGACCCTGGCCCCGCGTCCGACCTCTGGTCCCTCGGCGCCACGCTCTACACCGCGGTCGAGGGGTGTTCGCCGTTCCGTCGCACATCCCCGATCTCCACCATGCAGGCCGTCGTCACCGAGGAACCGCCGCCGCCCTCCCGGGCCGGGGCGCTCGCACCGGTGATCACCGCACTGCTCCGCAAGGACCCGGCGGACCGGCCGTCGGCGGCCGAGACGGAGCGGATGCTGCTGCAGGCGATGGAGGGCCGGGAGCCCCGGGCGGCGCAGGCCTACGTCCCGACCCAGCGGGTGTCCGAGGAAGCCCTGCGTTCGATGGGCTCGGACGGCCCGGTCGGCACCGGAGCGGAATCACGCGCCACCGTCCCGCAGTTCACCGCGACGCCGATGACCCGCCGCAGCCGTGGCCGTTGGCGTACGGCGATCCTGGTCGTCGCCGTCGCCGCACTGGTCGGCGGCGGCGCCGGACTGGCCGCGATGAAGTACGGCGACAACTCGAGGACCGGCTCCGCCGGGAGCGGTTCGCCGCACGGCAGCAGCACTTCGCCGCGGCCTTCGGCCGAGGCATCGAAGCCTTCCCCGTCCAGCAAGGCCATACCGGACGGTTGGCAACGGGTGACTGACCCCGAAGGGTTCAGCTTGCTTCTACCGCGCGGCTGGGAGCGCCGAGTAAACGCTGGGAACGTCGACTACACCCCAGACAATGGCAACCACTTCCTTCGAATCAGTATCGATGAGAATCCAGACTTCGAGACCCCATATCTGCACCTTCTGAGCCTCGAAACCAAGATTGGTGGGCTCGCGGATTATCGGAGGCTGGCGCTGCTTGCCAACACCTACCGGGATCAAAACGCCGCGCTGTGGGAGTTTTCTTGGACAGCGAGTGAGAATCACCCTGGAAAGCGCCGGGCGATTGACCAGATGTACTCGGTTGGGCATGGTGGGGCAGAGTACGCCATATATATGGGTGGTCCGGCTGAGGACTGGGATCGCAAGAAGTTCGACACCATCCTGCGTTCATGGCAACCACCCGGATGA